The following proteins come from a genomic window of Nitrospira sp.:
- a CDS encoding Polyphosphate glucokinase, protein MIKNTSTLQWTTPRSKNDGKAYGSFNKVLVIDVGGTNVKILATGRRTPRKIASGPDMTARDMVDAARKLAADWSYDAVALGYPGAVRDGRPAAEPKNLGKGWIGFDFEKAFGCPVKIINDAAMQALGSYEGGRMLFLGLGTGLGSALITDGVLVPMELAHLRYRKGRTYEDYVGLRGLKRFGKKKWRRYVMDIVTALKHAFLADHVVLGGGNAKRLKRLPKDIRLGDNAHAFAGGFRIWEQAWKDERAACVVRHGR, encoded by the coding sequence ATGATCAAGAATACATCGACGCTGCAATGGACGACACCACGATCAAAGAACGACGGGAAGGCTTATGGGAGTTTTAACAAGGTGCTGGTCATCGACGTGGGCGGGACCAACGTGAAAATCCTCGCAACCGGCAGACGGACGCCACGCAAAATTGCTTCCGGTCCGGACATGACGGCGCGGGACATGGTTGACGCGGCGCGAAAACTTGCCGCAGATTGGTCCTATGATGCCGTCGCACTGGGCTATCCAGGCGCGGTACGGGACGGACGGCCGGCTGCAGAACCCAAGAACTTGGGCAAGGGATGGATAGGGTTTGATTTTGAAAAAGCCTTTGGCTGTCCGGTAAAAATAATCAACGATGCCGCGATGCAGGCTCTTGGGAGTTACGAAGGCGGCCGGATGTTGTTCTTGGGACTCGGCACCGGCTTGGGCTCCGCATTGATCACGGACGGCGTGCTGGTGCCGATGGAACTTGCGCACTTGCGGTATCGGAAAGGCCGTACATACGAGGACTATGTCGGCTTGCGCGGGCTCAAACGGTTCGGCAAGAAGAAATGGCGCCGATACGTCATGGATATCGTGACGGCGCTGAAGCATGCGTTTCTGGCGGACCACGTCGTGCTGGGCGGGGGCAATGCCAAGCGGCTCAAGCGTCTGCCGAAAGACATCCGTCTCGGCGACAATGCTCACGCTTTCGCCGGAGGATTTCGCATTTGGGAGCAGGCTTGGAAGGATGAACGCGCTGCCTGTGTGGTGCGCCATGGTCGTTAG
- a CDS encoding Cell division-associated, ATP-dependent zinc metalloprotease FtsH yields the protein MIPGPKTAHRRNSEQNGRLKEQAGDPRAKKTDQAAMPPRRTWIWFLGLLLVNYFIVRLLLPNPQEPTTVPYTFFKNQVGSGNVGAIYSEGETITGRFITPVAYPPADDKSAAPSDSGQTGGDRNRPTPKASPAMATHFTTILPAFVDQGLEAFLIKNGVEISAKPIQEQASPLLTLLFSFGPGLLFIGFYIWLFRRAAQQGGGLMGGGLMGIGKSKARRYDQEKETKVRFDDVAGIDEAENELVEIVDFLKDTKKYTRLGGTAPKGVLLVGAPGTGKTLLAKAVAGEAGVPFFSMSAAEFVEMIVGVGAARVRDLFKEAREHAPAIIFIDELDAIGRARGHMAIGGSSEQEQTLNQILTEMDGFSSREGIIVLAATNQPDVLDKALLRPGRFDRRIVVNLPDKAGREAILKVHTRNVPLANDAILADLAAVTPGFSGADIRNLVNEAALLAARRGQNEVRHKDFLDALEKIVLGPERPILMSQADRERIAYHEGGHAILGLVVPGADPVNRVTIVPRGQALGVTYQRPESDRYNYPEPYLRARIIGMLGGRAAEEIVYGTKTTGAENDIEQATDLARRMVTRWGMSDRLGLVQLAPRDNPYLNSSPGYMGAKPFSEETAKAIDAEVLKIIHESHEQAKELLTAHRKQLDALADALLSRETLNELEILDVTGLPPARPLDSGILSASPSLATSADSARAFSSPSPQ from the coding sequence ATGATACCAGGACCAAAGACAGCTCACCGACGGAATTCTGAACAGAATGGGCGCCTCAAGGAGCAAGCGGGCGACCCTAGAGCCAAAAAAACTGATCAGGCCGCGATGCCGCCGAGGCGCACCTGGATTTGGTTCTTGGGCCTTTTGCTCGTCAATTACTTCATCGTCAGGCTTCTTCTGCCGAATCCTCAGGAGCCCACCACAGTGCCCTACACATTTTTCAAGAACCAGGTCGGAAGCGGCAACGTCGGCGCAATTTACAGTGAGGGAGAGACTATTACAGGCCGCTTCATTACCCCGGTGGCCTACCCACCGGCGGACGACAAGAGCGCGGCGCCTTCGGATTCAGGGCAGACAGGGGGAGATCGGAATCGGCCTACTCCAAAGGCCTCCCCGGCCATGGCTACACACTTCACGACCATCCTGCCCGCCTTCGTGGACCAAGGCCTAGAAGCGTTCTTGATCAAGAACGGTGTGGAAATCAGCGCCAAGCCGATCCAAGAGCAAGCCAGTCCTTTGCTCACACTGCTTTTCAGTTTCGGCCCAGGCCTCCTCTTCATCGGTTTTTATATTTGGCTCTTTCGGCGAGCGGCGCAGCAGGGCGGCGGCTTGATGGGCGGGGGACTGATGGGCATCGGAAAGAGCAAGGCCCGCCGCTACGATCAGGAAAAGGAGACGAAGGTCAGGTTCGATGACGTGGCGGGCATCGACGAGGCCGAGAATGAACTGGTCGAAATCGTGGACTTTCTTAAAGACACCAAAAAGTACACGCGGCTCGGCGGCACCGCTCCGAAAGGCGTGCTCCTGGTCGGCGCTCCAGGCACGGGGAAGACGCTGCTTGCCAAAGCGGTCGCCGGCGAGGCCGGGGTCCCGTTTTTCTCCATGAGCGCGGCGGAGTTCGTCGAAATGATCGTCGGCGTGGGGGCGGCCCGGGTGCGGGACCTCTTCAAAGAGGCGCGCGAACATGCGCCGGCGATTATTTTTATCGACGAGCTCGACGCCATTGGCCGGGCTCGGGGACACATGGCGATCGGCGGCTCGAGCGAGCAAGAGCAGACGTTGAATCAAATCCTGACCGAAATGGACGGATTCTCGAGCCGTGAAGGCATCATCGTCTTGGCGGCGACGAACCAGCCGGACGTGCTGGACAAGGCGCTGCTGCGCCCCGGCCGCTTTGACCGCCGCATTGTGGTCAATTTGCCGGATAAAGCGGGACGCGAGGCCATTCTGAAAGTCCACACCAGGAACGTGCCGCTTGCCAACGACGCAATCCTCGCCGATCTCGCGGCAGTGACGCCCGGTTTCTCAGGAGCCGACATCAGAAACCTCGTCAATGAGGCGGCACTGCTGGCAGCCCGGCGCGGGCAAAATGAGGTCCGTCACAAGGACTTTCTCGATGCGCTGGAGAAAATCGTGCTCGGCCCTGAGCGCCCCATCCTCATGAGCCAGGCCGATCGCGAACGAATCGCCTATCATGAGGGCGGCCACGCCATCCTCGGTCTCGTCGTGCCCGGCGCTGATCCGGTGAACCGGGTCACGATCGTCCCGCGGGGACAAGCCCTCGGCGTGACCTATCAGCGGCCCGAGAGCGATCGCTACAACTATCCGGAACCCTATCTTCGCGCCCGAATCATCGGCATGTTGGGAGGACGGGCGGCCGAGGAAATCGTTTATGGCACCAAAACAACAGGAGCCGAGAACGACATCGAGCAGGCGACCGACCTGGCACGCCGGATGGTCACTCGATGGGGCATGAGCGACCGACTCGGTTTGGTGCAGCTGGCGCCTAGGGATAATCCATATTTAAATAGCTCACCGGGATACATGGGCGCCAAGCCCTTCAGTGAGGAAACGGCAAAGGCCATCGACGCCGAAGTGCTGAAGATTATTCATGAGAGTCACGAGCAGGCCAAGGAACTGCTCACGGCGCACCGGAAACAACTTGACGCACTGGCCGATGCCTTGCTTTCTCGCGAGACGCTCAACGAGCTGGAGATCCTCGACGTCACCGGACTCCCGCCGGCTCGGCCGTTGGACAGCGGGATATTGTCCGCTTCGCCCTCGCTTGCGACGAGCGCAGACTCGGCTCGAGCATTTTCGTCTCCATCGCCACAATAA